In Aureibacillus halotolerans, a single genomic region encodes these proteins:
- a CDS encoding site-specific integrase, which translates to MASFQRRGKTWQYTISHKPKPIRKGGFRTKKEAQAAAHEVESQLRSGISVHAIEDISFAQYFNDWVSVYKSHTRKNTYERYQTSCRTIKKHFGSKPIQKITKVEYQKFLNKYAKGDEQERSKATVRKINTHIRACVKDAIDEGIIKIDFTRSAVLGGKKEKRGDEKHLHYDDSKRLATEIIKRLDKSISYYIMLIALVSGCRYAEIVGLTRKDFDFEKGTISINKTWGYKKEMHEGFGPTKNEQSVRTIAIDGNTMKIFKGLFENIPENIHKLVFYSRSSQYKVVANNTVNKTLRALLEELSIPNISVHGLRHTHASVLLYSGVSIYFVSERLGHGDLETTMNTYAHLVKELRQKDEEKTTEVFSEWVAS; encoded by the coding sequence ATGGCAAGCTTTCAAAGGAGAGGAAAAACGTGGCAGTACACAATCAGCCACAAACCTAAGCCGATTCGAAAAGGAGGTTTCCGGACTAAGAAAGAAGCTCAGGCAGCTGCACACGAAGTGGAGTCACAACTACGGAGTGGGATCTCGGTACATGCGATAGAAGATATATCCTTTGCACAATATTTTAATGATTGGGTAAGCGTTTATAAAAGCCACACTCGCAAGAACACATATGAACGCTACCAAACTTCGTGCCGTACCATAAAAAAGCACTTTGGATCTAAGCCGATTCAGAAAATAACTAAAGTTGAATATCAAAAATTTCTGAACAAGTACGCAAAAGGTGACGAACAAGAACGCTCAAAAGCCACAGTGCGAAAAATAAATACTCACATAAGAGCCTGTGTAAAAGATGCGATCGACGAAGGGATAATCAAGATAGATTTTACAAGAAGTGCGGTGCTCGGAGGAAAGAAAGAAAAACGAGGTGACGAAAAGCATCTGCACTATGATGACAGCAAACGGCTCGCGACTGAAATAATCAAACGGTTAGATAAAAGTATCTCCTATTACATCATGCTAATTGCTCTGGTTTCTGGTTGTAGGTATGCAGAGATCGTCGGATTGACTCGAAAAGATTTTGATTTTGAGAAAGGTACAATAAGCATTAATAAAACATGGGGTTATAAGAAGGAAATGCACGAAGGGTTTGGGCCCACCAAAAATGAACAATCGGTTCGTACAATTGCGATTGATGGGAACACAATGAAAATATTCAAGGGGTTGTTTGAGAATATCCCAGAGAACATTCACAAATTAGTTTTTTACAGTAGGTCTTCCCAGTACAAAGTGGTAGCCAATAACACTGTAAATAAAACGCTACGCGCACTTCTTGAGGAGTTAAGCATTCCCAACATTAGTGTACACGGCTTGAGACATACCCATGCTAGCGTTTTGCTCTATTCGGGTGTTTCGATATACTTTGTTTCCGAACGACTCGGACACGGCGATTTAGAGACTACAATGAACACATACGCGCATCTGGTCAAAGAGCTCCGACAGAAAGATGAGGAGAAGACAACCGAAGTATTCTCTGAGTGGGTCGCAAGCTAA
- a CDS encoding metallophosphoesterase family protein, whose protein sequence is MPNKLLVLSDSHGFDVELDLLWDRHSKDIEAIIHCGDSELSPKADELEGMVTVKGNCDIGSFPEVVTHSWEGLRIYVSHGHLHGVKGSSDQIVQSAKRADADIVMHGHSHIAEAYENEGILVLNPGSVRLPRQRVEATYALLERKDNAVEISFLEFNTGKLVFKENWSIPSKKR, encoded by the coding sequence ATGCCAAACAAGCTTCTTGTGTTAAGTGACAGCCATGGGTTTGATGTCGAGTTGGATCTGCTTTGGGACCGTCATTCGAAAGACATTGAAGCGATAATTCATTGCGGTGACTCCGAGCTCAGCCCAAAAGCGGACGAGTTGGAGGGGATGGTCACTGTTAAAGGAAATTGTGACATCGGTTCATTTCCGGAAGTTGTTACGCATTCATGGGAAGGTCTTCGGATTTACGTATCCCATGGACATCTACATGGCGTCAAAGGCTCCTCTGACCAAATCGTTCAAAGCGCAAAACGTGCTGACGCCGACATTGTCATGCACGGGCATTCTCATATTGCTGAGGCTTATGAGAATGAAGGGATTTTAGTTCTGAACCCGGGATCTGTCCGATTGCCTAGGCAACGAGTGGAAGCGACGTACGCCCTGTTAGAGCGAAAAGACAATGCTGTGGAGATTTCATTTCTTGAATTCAATACAGGGAAACTCGTTTTCAAAGAAAATTGGTCCATTCCATCAAAAAAACGTTGA
- a CDS encoding DUF7681 family protein encodes MKEQIEKAFNIRSVSPEQAARAMDVKVEIKNVAHVIDDNAPNSREKALALTKLEEAWFWALAAISREESEDTK; translated from the coding sequence ATGAAAGAACAAATTGAAAAAGCGTTCAACATAAGATCCGTGTCGCCAGAACAAGCAGCGCGCGCGATGGACGTTAAGGTGGAGATTAAAAACGTGGCTCACGTGATCGACGACAACGCACCTAACAGCCGAGAGAAGGCTCTGGCACTCACCAAATTGGAGGAAGCATGGTTTTGGGCACTGGCTGCAATCTCTCGTGAAGAAAGTGAGGACACCAAATGA
- a CDS encoding GerMN domain-containing protein, with the protein MRAHRRHGLMAILFCLFATVLAGCMFQGEKETAKQIDPPPEMTIEKQPSDGEGSGEEGANTPDVREVYLLDANGYVVPQTLPLPATDEVAKQALEYMVTGGPVTELLPNGFQAVLPQGTVINGVDIREDGTAVVDFSNEFASYAPESERQILEAITWTLTQFDTIDKVNIWINGFEQDVMPVNHEPIHGGVTREMGINIQSSDVTDIRSSEPVTVYYVAQHDKTSYYVPVTKRVDSDRLETEEETAQTIVEELVKGPGFETSLLTGFHPDTELTANPEIDAGTVYLQFTAAVLSGNEQPGLSNQVLEPLVLSLTEVGDVKQVSVDVNSSEEGDLVVEEVVSRPAVTNQGKF; encoded by the coding sequence ATGCGCGCGCATCGAAGACACGGTCTTATGGCCATTCTGTTCTGTTTGTTTGCAACTGTATTGGCCGGTTGTATGTTCCAAGGAGAAAAGGAAACTGCAAAACAGATTGACCCTCCACCAGAGATGACAATTGAGAAACAACCGTCTGATGGTGAGGGTTCTGGAGAGGAAGGAGCGAACACACCTGATGTTCGTGAGGTGTATTTGCTAGACGCCAATGGCTATGTCGTTCCCCAAACACTGCCACTCCCAGCAACAGATGAAGTGGCAAAGCAAGCGTTAGAATACATGGTCACAGGTGGTCCTGTAACAGAGTTATTGCCAAATGGTTTTCAGGCAGTGTTGCCACAAGGAACGGTCATTAACGGGGTCGACATTCGTGAAGACGGTACAGCCGTAGTTGATTTCTCAAATGAGTTTGCATCGTATGCACCTGAAAGTGAACGCCAGATTCTTGAAGCGATCACGTGGACACTAACGCAATTTGACACAATTGACAAGGTGAATATTTGGATTAATGGCTTTGAACAGGATGTCATGCCAGTCAATCATGAGCCGATTCATGGCGGCGTCACAAGAGAGATGGGCATTAACATACAGTCATCAGATGTCACGGACATTCGCAGCTCAGAGCCAGTTACAGTTTACTACGTTGCGCAGCATGACAAAACGTCTTACTACGTACCTGTGACTAAACGGGTTGATAGCGATCGCTTGGAGACGGAAGAAGAGACAGCGCAAACCATTGTAGAAGAGCTTGTAAAGGGGCCAGGCTTTGAGACCTCTTTGCTTACAGGCTTTCATCCAGATACCGAATTAACAGCGAATCCAGAAATCGACGCAGGCACTGTCTACTTACAGTTCACTGCGGCAGTCCTGAGTGGCAATGAACAACCTGGTCTATCCAATCAAGTGCTTGAACCACTCGTGTTGTCTTTGACCGAGGTCGGCGATGTGAAGCAAGTCAGTGTGGATGTGAATTCGTCTGAAGAAGGCGACCTAGTTGTCGAAGAAGTCGTCAGTCGCCCAGCAGTGACCAACCAAGGAAAGTTTTAA
- a CDS encoding DUF2815 family protein, with translation MKRDGTKVITGKVRASYVHIFEPKANEKGEEKYSISLIIPKSDTKMIKLIEDAIAQAAEEGKGKLGGKVPKSLKTPLRDGDVDRDDDEAYADSYFINATSKQAPGVVDQNKIKVTDSTVVYSGCFVRASVNFFAFNTEGNKGIAAGLNNIQKWEDGEFLGGRSSAEDDFDELETEEDDLL, from the coding sequence ATGAAACGCGACGGAACAAAAGTAATCACAGGTAAAGTACGTGCAAGCTATGTCCACATCTTTGAGCCGAAAGCCAACGAAAAAGGAGAAGAAAAGTATTCAATCTCGCTCATTATTCCTAAATCTGACACCAAGATGATAAAGCTAATCGAGGACGCCATTGCCCAGGCTGCGGAAGAAGGCAAAGGAAAGCTTGGCGGTAAGGTACCGAAGAGCCTCAAGACACCTCTACGTGATGGAGACGTGGATCGTGACGACGATGAGGCATACGCAGACAGCTATTTCATTAACGCTACAAGCAAACAGGCACCCGGAGTTGTTGATCAAAACAAAATCAAGGTGACAGACAGTACTGTTGTCTACAGTGGATGCTTCGTTCGGGCATCAGTAAACTTCTTTGCCTTCAACACGGAGGGTAATAAAGGGATTGCCGCAGGACTAAACAACATTCAGAAGTGGGAGGATGGCGAGTTTCTTGGCGGTCGATCAAGCGCTGAGGACGACTTCGACGAGTTGGAAACGGAAGAGGATGACTTGCTGTAA
- a CDS encoding DUF2800 domain-containing protein, with protein sequence MTVNHAERAHALLSASGAHRWLKCTASPSMEKGIKDETSDYAREGTFAHELSELYFAHLYQGMTKRTFNSRLKKMKQNEFYNEEIQDLVDDYVSIVEEHVNDAKARADTPPTYMFEEKLDLSEYVPESFGTGDVIIYNAGVLEIIDLKAGKGIEVSAEDNPQLRLYALGALAIFDLVEDVEEVYMTIVQPRLNNVSTEAMKVEDLVKWGTEYVKPRAQIAWDGDGEFDAGDHCRFCKVKHTCRPRSEKYLGIAKKLTDPNLLKPDEVAEILFQADGLQKWAKDVQDYALDQAQKGQQFDGWKVVEGVSRRKYTDEDEILSVLKANEYEAGKVSETKLLPISKLEKAIGKKTVTELIGELVTKPPGKPTLVPESDKRPALGAESAMSEFDEIPTN encoded by the coding sequence ATGACGGTAAACCATGCGGAACGAGCTCACGCCTTATTGTCAGCAAGTGGCGCGCACCGATGGCTAAAATGCACCGCCTCCCCATCCATGGAAAAAGGCATCAAGGATGAAACGAGCGACTATGCCAGGGAAGGCACGTTTGCACATGAGCTGTCGGAGCTGTATTTTGCTCACTTGTACCAGGGCATGACGAAACGCACCTTTAACTCACGACTTAAGAAGATGAAGCAGAACGAGTTTTACAACGAGGAAATACAGGATCTTGTTGACGACTATGTAAGCATCGTCGAAGAGCACGTGAACGACGCAAAGGCTCGTGCGGACACACCGCCAACCTACATGTTCGAGGAGAAGTTAGACCTCAGTGAGTACGTGCCTGAAAGCTTTGGCACTGGCGATGTGATCATCTACAACGCAGGTGTGCTTGAGATCATCGACCTAAAAGCTGGCAAAGGCATTGAGGTGTCAGCTGAGGACAATCCGCAGTTACGACTTTATGCGCTTGGTGCTCTGGCCATCTTTGATCTAGTAGAGGATGTCGAAGAGGTATACATGACTATTGTCCAACCACGACTCAACAACGTATCAACAGAAGCAATGAAGGTAGAGGATCTCGTCAAGTGGGGCACAGAGTACGTCAAGCCTCGTGCGCAAATTGCATGGGACGGCGATGGTGAGTTTGATGCAGGGGATCATTGCCGCTTTTGCAAGGTCAAACATACCTGCCGTCCTAGATCCGAGAAGTATCTGGGAATCGCCAAGAAGCTCACCGATCCAAATCTTCTTAAACCAGATGAGGTTGCAGAGATTCTGTTTCAAGCCGATGGGCTACAGAAGTGGGCAAAGGACGTGCAAGACTACGCACTCGACCAGGCTCAAAAAGGGCAACAGTTTGACGGGTGGAAAGTTGTTGAGGGTGTGAGCCGTCGGAAGTACACGGATGAAGATGAGATTCTAAGCGTCCTCAAGGCGAACGAATACGAGGCTGGCAAAGTATCAGAGACAAAGCTTCTTCCAATCTCAAAGCTGGAGAAGGCAATCGGGAAGAAGACGGTCACAGAGCTGATCGGTGAACTGGTGACGAAGCCTCCAGGCAAACCTACTTTGGTGCCTGAGAGCGACAAGCGACCTGCACTAGGAGCAGAGAGCGCAATGAGCGAGTTTGACGAGATTCCAACCAACTAA
- the racE gene encoding glutamate racemase, whose translation MERAIGIIDSGIGGLTVVKEVMRQLPHEPIVYLGDTARCPYGPRDTQEVRQFTQEMVDFLLEKHKLKMLIVACNTATAVMLESLKRMLPIPVLGVVHPGARAAVKKTKNKRIGVIGTIGTINSQAYEKALFSIDTSIKVTSLPCPAFVPLAEQGRTSGEDNQAVVSAVLGTTFQSQEVDALILGCTHYPMLTVLIQKAVGENVILISSGEETAREASTILHYQQIESSPTLSPTPHFYTTGQPSLFKQMAERWLEKEIHVSYARLEDESS comes from the coding sequence TTGGAAAGAGCTATTGGAATTATTGATTCAGGCATCGGGGGCTTAACGGTTGTGAAAGAGGTTATGCGGCAGTTGCCACATGAGCCGATCGTTTATTTAGGAGATACTGCAAGATGTCCTTATGGACCACGTGACACTCAAGAAGTTCGCCAGTTCACCCAAGAAATGGTGGACTTTTTGTTGGAGAAGCATAAGCTGAAAATGCTTATTGTTGCTTGCAACACGGCAACGGCAGTTATGCTTGAGAGTTTAAAAAGGATGTTGCCTATTCCTGTTCTAGGAGTTGTTCATCCAGGGGCAAGAGCGGCAGTGAAAAAGACGAAAAACAAACGCATAGGTGTTATTGGGACCATTGGAACGATCAACAGTCAAGCGTATGAAAAAGCGCTGTTTAGTATCGATACATCCATTAAGGTGACAAGCCTCCCGTGCCCTGCTTTTGTTCCTTTGGCAGAACAAGGGCGGACGTCTGGTGAGGACAATCAGGCAGTCGTCTCTGCTGTGCTTGGAACGACCTTTCAATCACAGGAGGTCGATGCCTTAATTTTAGGCTGTACGCATTATCCAATGCTTACAGTCCTTATACAGAAAGCCGTAGGCGAAAATGTGATCTTAATCTCCTCTGGAGAAGAAACCGCTAGAGAAGCGAGTACAATCCTTCATTACCAACAGATTGAAAGTTCTCCAACCTTAAGCCCGACGCCTCATTTCTATACGACGGGACAACCATCTCTCTTTAAGCAAATGGCAGAGCGTTGGCTTGAAAAAGAGATTCACGTATCTTATGCACGTTTAGAGGATGAGTCTTCATGA
- a CDS encoding DUF771 domain-containing protein, whose product MSQLLRAEINIPIPTDLVMVSKVELEKLEKQELTGVYWNMKDLEQRIRRKSEWIKENILFPSRFRKILDSENGGFVYYPQSKGQTWSFQAVEMASFLDKNFGEIFGRR is encoded by the coding sequence ATGTCGCAACTGCTCAGAGCTGAAATAAACATTCCGATTCCGACTGATCTAGTTATGGTCAGTAAAGTTGAATTGGAGAAATTGGAGAAACAAGAGTTAACAGGTGTCTATTGGAATATGAAGGACCTGGAACAGAGGATTCGCAGGAAGTCGGAGTGGATAAAAGAGAACATTCTTTTTCCTTCGAGGTTTCGCAAGATTCTGGATAGTGAGAACGGCGGCTTCGTGTACTACCCACAAAGCAAAGGGCAAACGTGGAGCTTCCAAGCTGTTGAGATGGCCTCATTTTTAGATAAGAACTTTGGTGAGATATTTGGAAGGAGGTGA
- the rph gene encoding ribonuclease PH, translating into MRHDGRQDDELRPVYIETNYIKHAEGSVLISFGDTKVICTASVEDKVPPFLRGSGKGWVTAEYAMLPRATERRNIRESSKGKVAGRTMEIQRLIGRALRAVVDLKALGERTIWIDCDVIQADGGTRTAAITGAFVAMTDAIATVHKQKPFSSFPIKDWLAAVSVGITSENEAVLDLNYIEDADANVDMNIVMTGAGEFVELQGSGEESTFTSHELQAMLHYGEKGINELIDLQQEALAHAKDLLV; encoded by the coding sequence TTGAGACATGATGGCAGACAGGATGATGAGCTTCGTCCGGTATACATAGAAACGAATTACATTAAACACGCAGAAGGATCGGTATTGATTTCATTTGGAGATACGAAGGTCATCTGTACAGCTTCAGTAGAAGACAAGGTGCCGCCATTTCTTAGAGGGAGCGGCAAGGGGTGGGTCACCGCAGAATATGCGATGTTGCCTCGGGCGACGGAGCGACGAAATATTCGCGAATCGTCTAAAGGAAAAGTCGCTGGGCGGACGATGGAAATTCAGCGTTTAATTGGTCGAGCTTTACGAGCTGTTGTTGATTTAAAAGCGCTTGGAGAGCGGACTATTTGGATCGACTGTGATGTTATTCAGGCGGATGGCGGAACACGTACAGCAGCAATTACCGGCGCGTTTGTTGCGATGACAGACGCGATAGCTACGGTTCATAAACAAAAGCCGTTTTCGAGTTTCCCGATTAAAGATTGGCTTGCTGCTGTTTCCGTTGGAATAACGTCTGAAAACGAAGCCGTATTGGACTTGAATTATATTGAAGACGCGGACGCGAATGTTGATATGAACATCGTCATGACAGGAGCAGGCGAATTTGTCGAGCTACAGGGGTCTGGTGAAGAATCTACTTTCACGAGTCATGAGCTTCAGGCAATGCTTCATTATGGTGAAAAAGGCATTAATGAGCTTATTGACCTCCAGCAAGAAGCGTTAGCCCATGCAAAGGATTTGTTAGTGTGA
- a CDS encoding MarR family winged helix-turn-helix transcriptional regulator: protein MLKQKGREILTNYPITPPQFQALQWLKEKGDLTIGELSHKLYLACSTTTDLVDRLEKNDLVRRVRDENDRRVVRIHIMDEGMRVITEVIEKRQAYLADILNGFEEADIPFIAKVLEKLDDSMAADRTRAKALK, encoded by the coding sequence ATGCTAAAACAGAAGGGCAGAGAAATACTTACAAATTATCCAATTACCCCACCTCAATTCCAGGCATTGCAATGGCTAAAGGAAAAAGGGGATTTGACGATCGGGGAATTGTCACATAAACTATATCTGGCGTGTAGTACAACGACGGATTTAGTCGATCGACTTGAAAAAAATGATCTTGTGCGTCGTGTACGAGATGAAAATGACCGCAGAGTTGTTCGAATTCATATTATGGATGAAGGTATGCGGGTGATTACCGAAGTCATTGAAAAGAGACAAGCGTATCTTGCTGATATTCTTAATGGATTTGAAGAAGCGGATATTCCGTTCATTGCTAAAGTACTTGAGAAGCTTGACGACAGCATGGCCGCGGATCGAACGAGGGCTAAAGCGCTCAAATGA
- a CDS encoding helix-turn-helix domain-containing protein yields the protein MDKRAKILEEMIEEQGYSKKAFAEMVGIPPTTLRSMLQRGVGKASVDNVIKVCRALGITTEELEAEASSGQVPNVEGNVELTSKDERDIQKELQSIIDGLNIQNGYAAFDGQSIEEMDEDDKELLINSLEQSLRIAKRMAKQKFTPKKYK from the coding sequence GTGGATAAGAGAGCGAAAATATTAGAGGAAATGATTGAAGAACAAGGGTATAGCAAAAAAGCTTTTGCAGAGATGGTTGGTATCCCACCAACTACTTTAAGGTCCATGCTTCAGAGAGGAGTGGGAAAAGCATCTGTAGATAATGTAATTAAAGTTTGCAGAGCTTTAGGAATAACAACAGAGGAACTTGAAGCAGAAGCTAGTTCGGGGCAGGTTCCAAATGTAGAAGGTAACGTAGAGCTTACATCAAAAGATGAGCGCGACATTCAAAAAGAGTTACAGAGCATAATTGATGGATTGAACATTCAAAATGGATATGCTGCGTTTGACGGACAGTCTATCGAGGAAATGGATGAGGATGACAAGGAGCTTCTTATTAATTCCTTAGAACAATCACTTCGTATAGCAAAGAGGATGGCAAAACAAAAATTCACCCCTAAAAAATATAAGTAG
- a CDS encoding XTP/dITP diphosphatase — MKTNERKIVIATQNQGKIKEFAALFANTPIKVLSLADVNFNEDIEETGVTFEENAEIKAEAVMKATGLPAVADDSGLAVDALDGAPGVYSARYAGLEKNDQANNQKLLTALQGETQRGAVFVCVLALCVPGEATQFFRGELRGVIAEEEQGTNGFGYDPLFYLPDREKTTAELQPDEKNKLSHRALALQKLAAFWAQR; from the coding sequence GTGAAGACCAATGAAAGAAAAATCGTTATAGCCACACAGAATCAAGGCAAAATCAAGGAATTTGCAGCGCTTTTCGCAAACACACCGATCAAAGTTTTATCGTTAGCTGATGTGAACTTTAATGAGGATATTGAAGAAACGGGCGTTACCTTTGAGGAAAATGCAGAAATCAAAGCAGAAGCGGTGATGAAGGCGACGGGATTACCAGCCGTTGCCGATGATTCCGGTCTTGCTGTGGATGCCCTTGATGGAGCGCCTGGGGTTTATTCGGCGCGTTATGCTGGACTTGAGAAAAACGATCAAGCGAACAACCAGAAGCTGCTCACAGCACTTCAAGGAGAAACACAACGTGGAGCCGTCTTCGTTTGTGTGCTTGCGCTATGCGTGCCAGGAGAGGCGACGCAGTTCTTCCGCGGAGAGCTTCGAGGTGTGATTGCTGAGGAAGAACAGGGGACGAACGGCTTTGGCTATGATCCTTTGTTTTATCTCCCAGATCGTGAAAAAACAACCGCAGAGTTACAACCAGACGAAAAAAACAAGCTGAGCCACCGTGCCCTTGCCTTACAAAAGCTTGCGGCGTTCTGGGCACAGCGATAA
- a CDS encoding helix-turn-helix domain-containing protein, whose protein sequence is MHKNLRAEMARNGVTMENVSKLLGVRLATVSDKVNGKYRFYYDEAHTIKHHFFPECSIEYLFATEKVQSEEVERNVATAQS, encoded by the coding sequence ATGCACAAAAATCTAAGAGCTGAAATGGCGAGAAATGGCGTGACGATGGAAAACGTATCTAAGCTCCTCGGCGTACGTTTGGCAACTGTCAGCGACAAGGTTAACGGGAAGTATCGTTTTTACTACGATGAGGCACACACGATCAAGCATCATTTTTTCCCAGAGTGCAGTATTGAATACTTGTTTGCTACCGAAAAGGTACAGAGCGAGGAGGTGGAACGAAATGTCGCAACTGCTCAGAGCTGA
- a CDS encoding ImmA/IrrE family metallo-endopeptidase translates to MKVKKGAQDLIDRFGTSCPFRLAEELGICVVFEDLGNILGYYSKHFRIQIIHINENTYEQQKKFICAHELGHAVLHPHSNTSFLKRQTYYSTDKIESEANAFAVDLLFAKESGDTIMVREMIEDYKIPKHVLNERGYK, encoded by the coding sequence GTGAAAGTTAAAAAAGGGGCTCAAGATTTGATTGACAGGTTTGGGACAAGCTGCCCTTTCAGACTTGCTGAGGAACTGGGGATTTGTGTAGTTTTCGAAGACCTCGGCAACATTCTAGGGTACTATAGCAAGCATTTTAGAATTCAAATTATACACATCAACGAAAATACATATGAACAGCAAAAGAAATTTATCTGCGCACACGAGTTAGGGCATGCTGTTTTACACCCTCACTCGAATACATCTTTTTTGAAAAGACAAACATACTATTCGACAGACAAAATTGAATCGGAGGCAAACGCCTTCGCTGTCGATCTTTTGTTTGCGAAAGAATCTGGCGACACCATAATGGTTAGAGAGATGATAGAAGATTATAAAATACCGAAGCATGTCCTAAATGAAAGGGGATACAAGTGA
- a CDS encoding DUF6906 family protein → MKHGTRLTLKEKKHLTSYSINPDNWLVSKRDGDMLTLRHRLTDEVKHIPKP, encoded by the coding sequence ATGAAACACGGAACAAGATTAACACTCAAAGAAAAGAAGCACCTGACGTCCTACAGCATCAACCCTGACAACTGGCTCGTAAGCAAACGGGACGGCGACATGTTGACGTTGAGGCATCGGTTGACGGATGAAGTTAAACACATTCCAAAACCATAG